From the Chelonoidis abingdonii isolate Lonesome George chromosome 4, CheloAbing_2.0, whole genome shotgun sequence genome, the window TGCTGGGCTGAGGTTTGAGACGCAGCTCAAAACCCTCGATCAGTTCCCGGAGACGCTACTCGGGGACCCGGAGAAGCGGATGCGCTACTTTGACTCCATGAGAAACGAGTATTTCTTTGACAGGAACAGGCCCAGTTTCGATGGGATCCTCTATTACTACCAGTCCGGTGGGAAAATCCGGCGCCCAGCCAATGTCCCCATAGACATCTTTGCCGATGAAATCATCTTCTATGAACTGGGCAATGAAGCCATGGACCAGTTCAGGGAAGATGAAGGTTTCATCAAGGACCCTGAGACTCTTCTGCCCACTAATGACTTTCACAGGCAGTTCTGGCTGCTGTTTGAGTACCCCGAAAGTTCCAGTGCGGCCAGGGGCGTGGCTTTGGTCTCAGTCTTGGTCATCGTTATTTCCATCATCATCTTCTGTGTGGAGACCTTGCCTGAGTTCAGGGAGGAACGGGAGTTCAAGGCCATCAAGGATGCCACTAACAACTTGACCAAAGCGAACCTGGCCCCGAGCACCTTCACGGACCCCTTCTTTGTCATAGAGACAGCCTGCATCATCTGGTTCTCGTTTGAGCTCTTCGTCAGATTCGTGGTCTGCCCCAGCAAGGCTGCGTTCTTCAGGAACATCATGAACATCATCGACATTGTGTCCATCATTCCCTACTTCGTGACACTCATTACTGAGCTGGTCCAGCAGAGCGAACAAAATGGGCAGCAGAATATGTCCCTGGCGATACTGAGGATCATCCGCCTGGTCCGGGTTTTCCGCATCTTCAAGCTCTCGCGGCATTCCAAAGGCCTGCAGATCCTGGGGCAGACCCTCAAGGCCAGCATGAGAGAGCTGGGCTTGctcatcttcttcctcttcatTGGAGTCATCCTCTTCTCCAGCGCCATCTACTTTGCAGAGGTGGACGAGCCACAGTCTCATTTCTCTAGCATCCCTGATGGGTTCTGGTGGGCCGTGGTCACCATGACAACTGTCGGCTACGGAGACATGTGCCCTACCACATTGGGTGGGAAGATAGTGGGGACCCTGTGTGCGATTGCGGGGGTATTAACCATCGCGCTCCCTGTCCCAGTCATCGTCTCCAACTTTAACTATTTCTACCACAGGGAGACAGAGAATGAGGAGAAGCAGATTCTACCCAGGGAAGTGGAGAAAATACTTACCAGTGTGGCTGCAGCCAATGGCAGCATGGAGTCCTTGAACAAAACCAATGGGGGTTCTGACCATGACAAGCCCAGGAAATGATGACAGATCATGGGCTTGAAGGGACTGCCTGGTATCAGAATGGATTTGATAAATGAATTGGGTGTAAACCATCAGCactctgtaatttttttaaaaaacacagtatggttttttgggtttttttggtagaCATTTTGCAAGCCTCCAGTTTCCTGCGACTGTTCAAATAAACGTGGTCTTTTCTTATCTCTCCCCACCGACCTGTTTTATTGTCGCTTAGCATTGATGCTCGGCATTTCGCTCCTCTGCTTGGAAATTGAAACTTGTTTCCTAACATGAGCATGTGGTAGATAGTAAAGCTAATACTGATCTCTTTTTggctgtagatctcaaagcacttctcCAATGAGCTCAGCTtcctcattgccaatttacagacagggaaactaaggccagagaggcaaagtgacttccccatggtcacccagcagggcagtggtaggaacaaaaaaacaactctcctgagccccagtccagtgcATGATccactagcccatgctgctggaaAAAGCAGCTGTGACCATAACAGGTTCAGCCTTAAGTGAATGGATTCTCAAAGCACAAGGGAACCTGATTCTTCAGTACCTCACACCTTCGGGCTCACTCTCCACTGGCTTGTAAGTTTTGTTATTGTTCacagctgtgcaaagtgggtataaagaAGAGTGCTGTGATGGGGCACAAAGGCCCCACGCTGGTCAGGAGAGTCTAAATGAGGACTTGTGGCCCCATCTGCCTCCTTCTACCCTACTACATCTGCAGCAAATGTCAAGTGCAGAGAGAGGCGTTAAAAGGAGAAGGCACAGCTCAGTCTGAGAATGACCAAGAAGCAGAGCAGAGTTCAGCTCAGCTCCGCTTCTTCCTTGGTGAGGGATGTCTGGTTTCAGCCACCAGTCAGACAGAGCTTGCTGTCTGGACAAGCCCTCCTGGTGGATGGGACAACTGGGCCCAGGAAAATTGACTAATCAGGCTGACTGCCCTGAGTATAGGGGTGGCGCCCAGCTGAAGACTCATTGGACAACCCTAGTTTTGAGTTTGTagctttcctttttgtttggactttaATATTCCGGAAGGGTTGGGACTCAGGTGCTCTTTAGCCAGAGGGCTAAAGCACCACTGCATTGGACCTGTGAGAGGTGGCAACTGATTTTAGGAGACCCTGTAACAAAGTGAGGAGTACCCTGTCAGGCCACAAGGGGGCACCATGGAGGAGGGTTGTTCACTGGTTAGAGCACTAGTTTGGGACTTGGGAGACTTGGATTCAGTTCCCTtatctgccacagactgcctgtgtggCCTCGGGTGAGTCatttagtctctgtgcctcagttccccatctgtacaatggcactgcccagcctcacaggggttttatgaggataaatacattaaaagattgtgaggtTCTCCGATGCTACAGTGTTGAGAGCCATGTAAGTACCCAGGATAGAAAAATTTAGAATCCTAAAAATGTcagcctggaagggacctcaagaggtcatctactccagccccctgtgctgaggcagggccaaatAAACCTAGagcacccctgacaggtgtttgtctaacctgtgctTAAAAACCCTCAGTAATGAGTATTCCACAACTTCTGTTGGAAGCTTATTCCAAAGCTTAACTACTTTTGTAGTTACAAAGTTTGACACAActgttttccatcagaaaatataGTTTAGttgaaatagaaatgttttgcAGCAACATGTCAATTTTTACAACATTTTCGATGTGAGAAAATCTAAATGAACCATTTCaacttttgtttcatttcaataatttaaaacaataagattaaatgttttgacatttcagttagttttgttttgacttttatattatatcAAAATATTAATTGCAATAGATATCATGTTTAATAGTATATATAACTGCATTTTTATATTACAGTGTTTCAACATTatagaaatgaaactttttgatgATTCCACATTAGAATTTCTGTTCTGAGGTAAATtgcaaaattttgactttttgttccaatttggaaaaCAAATGGATTGGTTCACAAGCAACTGGCCTCATTGGTGGTTCTGGAAACATTTCTATTGACTTTGGGGTTTTACAGATCTTTTTTTAACAACGTTTAAAATATGGGCTAAGTAGAAGTTGACTGTAAcactttagggcctgatccaaccccCTGGAAATCAAGGGGAACCTTTTGACTGAGTTTTAGCTCAGGCCAATGAGATGGGTACTCAGCACCAGTCAGAGCCAGTGCTCAGTATGTTAGGTGCAGGTTGGTTGCTGAGTATGCTGGCAAGTTATTATTTACCGTtgtgcctagaagccccagtcatgtcCCAGGACTCCATTATGCAAGGTGCTGTATGGGCACAGAGCCTAAaggcagtctctgccccaaagagcttacaatctaagttgaATTCTGCCATGGTGCTATgttatttcttgctgctttcccCTTTCCCCATTTCTGTATTCCCAGTTCTCCTTTTATcttccattcatttttcttttacttcctTTCTTTGTCCTTCACCCCCTTTATTATTTTGTAGTCAccctctgtgtgtctctctcactcactctccatCTCTCTTTTCTTCAAGGCCTCCTCTTGGACTCCTCCATCTCTTCATTGCTTCTGAACTCTGGACCACATCCTCCACACAGCAGATCTGTGACCAGTGCAGAATCTGAGACAATGGAAGGGGAAAGGTAGCTCTAAGCTCCCGTTACCCTCAGCCAAATCAGAAGCCCGTGAGCTGCTCTAAGTTACTCTTGTGAGGAACAGAGTGGagtaaataatttgttttgtaGGCTCAGAAGCTGAACTGAAAAAACGGTTTGGTTCAAactgaaatggaacatttttttcagttttttatttgGGGTTGTTTTTAGGTGTTTTTCCACCctttaaaaaacagcaacaacaactaTATTTTTAGCCAgaacccttttttaaaatgaaaagtttaaatatttcctttcaaaatgtccgaaatgaaatgtttctaaaTGAATCAGTAAGGCTACCACCTCTGAGGTACAAATCCCAGGACATCCAGGATGGTCCTGAGCCCATAAAAGAGGACAGCTGGCAGTGTGCCCTGAGTACCCTTACACATCTCCCAGGGCAGCCACCTCAAAAGAGGAACAATAGGTGCGACCCTAAGAATTGGACCTCAGGGAATTATTCCCGCTTTACCCCAGGGGGAGTGAGACAGGAATCAGGGCCGATGGTGTGACTCCTGATGTAAACTGGGATGAATAAGAGCAGTGGGGCCTGCTGATTCCAGTGGGTGTATGTGTGGTTGTGGGGGAGCGGCTCCTCTTGCTCCAGAATTAATGCTCCAATGTAATTCTGTTGTTTTTAGTGTTAAAGCATAAGGAAGCGATGCTGGTGCGAGCCTGGTGAATCAGAGATGTGACAGATCTATTAGAGGGCACATTAGCTAGCTAGTTAAATTCAAACACTGCAGCTCTTGTGTGAAGATCAGTTTGACAGACATAACTGGTCCATGTTAAGGTGTGTCATGTGGCTGGCATGATTGTTGCTGTTTCTGGGCCAGAGAGGGAGGGATGTTTTAGGTGAAAATTCAGCAAACAGGCAGGCACAAAACAGGAATTTCTCAGCATACATTGCGTCCGGCCCCTGGGAAAGCATGCATGGTAGGAAAAGGTGCAAGCTTTCTTCTTTAGCACTACCACCTACTGCCGGCAGTGGCTAGAATTGCACTCTCTGTTCTCCCGTGAGAACAGGGTGTACTCCCAAGAGTGCAAGCCTCCGcaaggagtggggaaggaagaaagcTAGGCTAGGCTAGGGCAGAGCTGGCCATCTGCAGAAGGAAGCACACACTGCACCACCTTCGGGGCTGGTGTAGAGTCCCCACTTCCCTGCCTTGCAGAGGGTAAATGCTTCACAAATACGTATCTGGGGAGGTGAGTAAATAGCACGAGCCCCATTGCCCCAGTGGGGTCACAAAAGCACAGATGGAGTTACACAGTGAGTGATTAGAATccagggggtgaaatcctggaccctggaagtcagcaggagttttgaTGTTGATCTCAGTAGAGCCAATATTTCACCTAGTATCTCCCGgctcccaggcccagccccacaaAAGGACTTACATGCCAAACTTCCTGACAAGGGTGGGGCTTAGGACATACCCCTttcctcagcatctcccattggatAGCTGAGATAACTCCACGGATAGCATCCTGGCATGTGTGGATCCCATTCGTAGGCGCCTGTCTCTCCTCATGTGTTGTATAGGAATCCTGGGTCGCTAGCTCAGGATTTGTGGATTCCACTGGGTGGCTAGGCACCTAAAAGCCAGACCTTGCATCTCCTTAGTCCCTTTGTGGATTACCCGTCCCCACCTCCATCCAGAGCTTTCTTCAACATGAGCCTCTTCCTTTTCCAAGATGTAGCTAATAACCATTGCTACTCTGAATGCACCTCTTCTGAGAGTCAATCAGTACAGCTGGTTTCAAAGAACGCTTCCTTATTTCCAAGAATCCGTTTTGACCTGGGGGTCTGGGAAGCCCCAGTGAAAATCAGGAGAGGTTCAACAGGCAGCCCTGTGAAATGTCAGCATGTGACACTCTCACTAAAGGCTTATGTTCCCTGGAAATTTTTACCTCCATTTTATTGATTGCCAGTCTGGATACTCTGCAGAAGTTTGTTTCAGGTGATACATATTTGTGGTTTACCTGGCCTGGGTTGATCCCTAGGGTAAAGAACACAGTTTGTTTGTAGCCCTGATCAAATGTGTGCAAATTATCCACAACTGGTCTTCACAGATGTGTTAGATGTCCTGAGTTAACTGGCAATTGGTTAATTTATGCTAAAAACTCTAGCATCCCTCAGCGTTTCCTCAGGAAAAATCAATTGCCAAGGACATTGTTCACCAGGGACTGTTCTAAAGCCCAAGGCAGAGACCCTTCATTACCTCTGTTAGCATAtaatggaggagagaaaaaaacaaaacctggagAAAGAAAGAGCCCCAAGAAAACAAGTAACCCTTTCTTTATTGTGTAGCACTCTAAGCCGGTCATTTCTGCAGATGGATCACCAGTGGCATGTATGCAGCTGCGCACATCTGCACCAGATCTGGGTCTTGTCTGGAGTATAAATCTATCCAGATATCAGGTGGGTCTGTGGCAGGTATACACTCTGCAGCCTATGCAGAGAGGACTCCACTAATGCTTCTCTGTTCGGCTCCAGGAACTGGAAAGGTGGGTATAAAATTTAGGAGCCCGACCTGTGGTGAATAAAGTGGGGGTACTCTGGCATGGCATTCTGATTATGCAGAAGGTAATTAAATGGGTGAGCAGAGAACAGTTGCTCCTGTCAGAGGTGTCCTCTTAGTTCCCCAGGTGCTAACAAAACAACAAACCTTTTGCTGAGGAAATGTGTTTCCTCCAATCTAGCGGCCTGGCATTGTAGTTGTCCTGCACAGTGCTGTTCCTGTCTGATCTCATGACAAAGGGCACGGGATGTTTTGCTGTGCTGCTGCTTATAGATGTCACCGTGGCTGTTTCATGTTCCAAGCAGCCAACTCAAGGGTGAAAAGAGACGGATACCTTCTGCCTGTCTAATGCCCAGTGACAAAGTGAACGATGAGTGATGGGATGAGAGAAGCAAGCGCCTTTATGGGTGATTCTAGCAAGTCTGCAGTAGCATTGTAGGATAAGAGGCCAAAGGCCTATTGGCTTTAATTACCCAAGAAGTGCAATAAACTCTCCTAAAATGCACTGCCTGGAGTATCTCACTGGGATGATGGACTGGGAGTTACTTAGAAATTGAACAAGGATGTTTAGGGCTTGATCAGTTGTGGTGCTCAGTAGGGGGTGCAAGACCATACTGCCGGGGAAGCAATGGGTGAGGTCATAGGCTAAATACCAAGGCTGGGGTTGCCTCCAAGAGCTCAGCACAGCAGGGACATGTTAGGTGGTGAGCACTCTTTAACATCTGGCTCCACTGTGGGTGCTGATCACGTGAAAATCTGTGCCCAGGTGCAATGTCTGCACTGAGGGATAACAAATCAGCACTTACTCCCCTATGCTCCTGGGGAGaaaaggggtggggtgtgggtgtggctAGGGAAAAAAGGATGGGTGTGGGTGtggctggggagaagaggggtgggtgagggtgtggccagggagaaagggggtggggtATGGGTGTGGCCATGGGGAAAAGGGGTGCAGTATGGGTGTGGCTAGGgagaaaaggggtggggtgggaggatggcTAGGAAAGGATTAAGCAGAGTCCTCATCCCGCTAATGAGAGCTCTGTGCTCCCTTTCAGCCTCACTCTTATGGCAGCTGGGTCTCAGCGTCTATAGATGAAGATTCAGGGAGGCCCTGCACTCCAAGTCCTCCTCATCCCTGCTT encodes:
- the KCNA10 gene encoding potassium voltage-gated channel subfamily A member 10; translated protein: MMEVSSLKEMEVALVSFNNTDEIMEDPCYSNDFSTAAQLQKGHPSCASLLPHWRILLNSENTNETIFSKFSAEFSEHLMGEQEGMDEGEQRVIINIAGLRFETQLKTLDQFPETLLGDPEKRMRYFDSMRNEYFFDRNRPSFDGILYYYQSGGKIRRPANVPIDIFADEIIFYELGNEAMDQFREDEGFIKDPETLLPTNDFHRQFWLLFEYPESSSAARGVALVSVLVIVISIIIFCVETLPEFREEREFKAIKDATNNLTKANLAPSTFTDPFFVIETACIIWFSFELFVRFVVCPSKAAFFRNIMNIIDIVSIIPYFVTLITELVQQSEQNGQQNMSLAILRIIRLVRVFRIFKLSRHSKGLQILGQTLKASMRELGLLIFFLFIGVILFSSAIYFAEVDEPQSHFSSIPDGFWWAVVTMTTVGYGDMCPTTLGGKIVGTLCAIAGVLTIALPVPVIVSNFNYFYHRETENEEKQILPREVEKILTSVAAANGSMESLNKTNGGSDHDKPRK